A genomic segment from Nicotiana tabacum cultivar K326 chromosome 7, ASM71507v2, whole genome shotgun sequence encodes:
- the LOC107783338 gene encoding CRIB domain-containing protein RIC4-like, with amino-acid sequence MKDRSMEKFMVFPFSLGCGSESSVAVTKTSTSQPAAENMKSSVLSQVPTKRQVGEESSSKVKINGFWGFLDRRQFSQGVHSLKRSFKGFSQLFVYKEEIEEMEMEMKIGNPTDVKHVTHIGYDGSTKIINPVKGWDNSKAPELLSFPSSISIKQFELAMASQAGGSSRF; translated from the exons ATGAAGGATAGATCAATGGAGAAGTTTATGGTGTTTCCATTCTCTTTAGGGTGTGGTTCTGAGTCAAGTGTTGCAGTGACAAAAACCAGCACCAGCCAACCTGCAGCTGAGAACATGAAAAGTTCAGTATTAAGTCAAGTTCCAACAA AAAGACAAGTAGGAGAAGAGAGTTCATCAAAAGTGAAAATAaatggattttggggatttttggacAGACGACAATTTTCTCAAGGGGTGCACTCGTTGAAAAGAAGTTTCAAAGGTTTCTCTCAATTATTTG TGTACAAAGAAGAGATTGAAGAAATGGAAATGGAGATGAAAATAGGGAATCCAACAGATGTGAAACATGTAACACACATAGGATATGATGGATCCACAAAAATAATTAATCCTGTCAAAGGCTGGGATAATTCAAAAGCACCTGAATTACTTTCTTTTCCTAGTTCTATCTCCATTAAACAATTTGAGCTTGCTATGGCTTCCCAAGCTGGTGGTTCCTCTAGGTTTTAG